A single genomic interval of Rosistilla ulvae harbors:
- a CDS encoding HAD family hydrolase yields MPSRWAALVLRLGLSALRRYVERPLLWAALRFGEGPYYEIDPAAEVVNVLTSSFVYFDLGKVLVTFDPEIACRQVAQLLQTDSQTIGAAMYDSGIEDLLESGQIEEPEFLDRLFSSVGHSAAAADVLEAMSAMFRLNTSMLPVVSRLVSEGVPMGILSNTCRPHWDWIMRQNYGLLRLIGTPAALSYEIGCMKPDPKIYHAAAELAGCAADQILFIDDRIENVQGATACGWRAIHYIDTPTLIEDLRAMGCRCFV; encoded by the coding sequence GTGCCGTCGCGTTGGGCAGCGCTGGTGTTGCGGCTTGGCCTGTCTGCGTTGCGGCGATATGTTGAACGTCCGTTGTTATGGGCTGCTTTGCGATTCGGTGAAGGCCCGTATTATGAGATCGATCCTGCCGCTGAAGTTGTTAACGTGCTGACATCGTCTTTTGTCTATTTCGATTTGGGTAAAGTGCTGGTGACGTTTGATCCGGAGATCGCTTGTCGCCAGGTGGCCCAGTTGTTGCAGACCGATTCGCAAACGATCGGCGCTGCGATGTACGACAGCGGGATCGAAGATCTGCTGGAATCGGGACAGATCGAAGAGCCGGAGTTTCTCGACCGCTTGTTCAGCTCGGTCGGCCACAGCGCCGCGGCGGCCGATGTATTGGAGGCGATGAGCGCGATGTTCCGTTTGAACACATCGATGCTGCCGGTCGTCTCCCGCTTGGTCAGCGAAGGTGTTCCGATGGGGATTCTGTCGAACACCTGTCGCCCGCACTGGGATTGGATCATGCGGCAGAACTACGGCCTGCTGCGGCTGATCGGTACGCCGGCGGCGCTCAGTTATGAGATCGGGTGTATGAAACCCGACCCCAAGATTTATCACGCCGCTGCCGAACTCGCCGGCTGCGCCGCCGACCAGATCTTGTTCATCGACGATCGGATCGAAAACGTGCAAGGGGCGACAGCGTGCGGTTGGCGAGCGATTCATTACATCGACACGCCGACGCTGATCGAAGATCTTCGCGCGATGGGGTGCCGATGTTTTGTTTGA
- a CDS encoding M50 family metallopeptidase — protein MVIGHSINRVLDALKWPIGAFAVLMFGPLMYAMLRFALRIWQHPWGLIWFIAGILAYALAWRPFMRRWLKTDWMLTVEHELTHALFAILTGHRVKSFQVTRKGGRVEVVGGSNWLIALAPYFFPTAPLVLLLLAVLMPLGTLLPWTGLFLGFAMAYHVRSTWIETHGAQTDFDQAGRWFSAIFLPSANLCAIGLIASFAVGGWDGMQQFTSDASAAIHWLVMLVPSAFSWPVEDPPLLTPAPAIDAAAPASVDGSVSAAP, from the coding sequence ATGGTCATCGGCCACAGCATCAATCGCGTGTTAGACGCACTGAAGTGGCCGATTGGAGCGTTTGCCGTGCTGATGTTCGGCCCGTTGATGTACGCGATGTTGCGATTTGCACTGCGGATCTGGCAACACCCCTGGGGCCTAATCTGGTTCATCGCCGGAATCCTCGCGTACGCCCTCGCCTGGCGTCCCTTCATGCGACGTTGGCTGAAGACCGATTGGATGCTGACGGTCGAACACGAATTGACCCATGCGTTGTTTGCGATTCTGACCGGGCATCGCGTGAAGAGCTTCCAAGTGACCCGCAAAGGGGGCCGCGTTGAAGTCGTGGGCGGTTCGAATTGGTTGATCGCCCTGGCCCCCTACTTTTTCCCGACAGCCCCGTTGGTCCTATTGCTGCTTGCAGTCCTGATGCCGCTGGGGACGCTGTTGCCCTGGACCGGATTGTTCTTGGGATTTGCGATGGCGTATCACGTTCGTTCGACCTGGATCGAAACCCACGGCGCGCAAACCGATTTCGATCAGGCGGGACGATGGTTCTCGGCGATCTTTCTGCCTTCAGCCAATCTGTGCGCGATCGGTTTGATCGCCAGTTTTGCCGTCGGCGGCTGGGACGGCATGCAGCAATTCACCAGCGATGCCAGCGCCGCGATCCATTGGTTGGTGATGCTGGTCCCATCGGCGTTCAGCTGGCCGGTCGAAGATCCGCCACTGCTCACCCCCGCGCCAGCGATCGATGCCGCCGCCCCCGCGTCGGTCGACGGTTCGGTCTCCGCAGCTCCTTGA
- a CDS encoding serine/threonine-protein kinase: MNRTNPRSGSFADDELDAETIAGPKSSAMPTRMPTPPQPGTIIDDYEIIDEIARGGMGVVYRARQRSLQRIVALKMVLPGEGTRIEDRMRFANEARAAAELDHPGIVPVFDVGAYRGQPYFTMAFIDGDSLSTMLLNGPLSPQQSAAIARDVARAISAAHARQIIHRDLKPANILMEPGGQPRITDFGVCKSIAPDTAELTSNGGMIGTPHYMPPEQAHATGEPIGPTADVYSIGAVLYTMLTGRPPFQAASAIEVVGQVIGQAPVRPSQLNARLRGDLETITLKCLEKLPRNRYQSAAALADDLQRYLDGDPIQARPPGLLRMASHLIRRQLLLASVSGSVALLITTLCVCLAVAFYDARKQMLDLTLQNEQLQSQLASERNAAVAYVRRTDASADAVLRYRIERWQQIAGALAEEQPEEALRVAVHAARVALEARLPIPESLLAMLRDAVADSSSEDPGNLSGLQIVELAEAETSDGFTDAERVRFDISKPQPQ, encoded by the coding sequence ATGAATCGAACCAATCCACGATCTGGCTCGTTTGCCGACGACGAATTGGATGCCGAAACGATCGCCGGACCGAAATCGTCGGCAATGCCGACTCGCATGCCCACACCGCCACAGCCTGGAACGATCATCGATGATTATGAAATCATCGACGAGATCGCGCGGGGCGGAATGGGAGTCGTCTACCGAGCGCGGCAGCGCAGTCTGCAGCGGATCGTCGCCTTGAAGATGGTGTTGCCCGGTGAAGGGACCCGGATCGAAGATCGCATGCGGTTCGCCAACGAAGCGCGCGCTGCGGCGGAGCTGGATCATCCGGGAATCGTTCCGGTTTTCGATGTCGGGGCCTATCGCGGGCAGCCCTATTTCACGATGGCGTTTATCGACGGCGACAGTTTGTCGACGATGCTGTTGAACGGTCCGTTGTCGCCGCAACAATCGGCAGCGATCGCCCGCGATGTCGCCCGCGCGATTTCGGCTGCGCACGCTCGCCAAATCATTCATCGCGATCTGAAGCCGGCGAACATTTTGATGGAACCCGGTGGCCAGCCGCGGATCACCGACTTTGGCGTCTGCAAATCGATCGCCCCCGATACCGCGGAATTGACCTCCAACGGCGGAATGATCGGCACGCCGCACTACATGCCTCCCGAGCAGGCGCATGCGACCGGCGAACCAATCGGCCCGACCGCCGATGTCTATTCGATCGGCGCGGTTCTGTACACGATGCTCACCGGCAGACCGCCGTTCCAAGCGGCGTCGGCGATCGAAGTTGTTGGTCAAGTGATTGGCCAAGCACCGGTACGGCCGAGCCAGTTGAATGCCCGGCTGCGCGGCGACCTGGAAACGATCACGCTGAAATGTCTCGAAAAACTACCTCGCAATCGCTACCAATCAGCCGCCGCGTTGGCCGACGACCTGCAGCGATACCTCGATGGCGACCCGATCCAGGCGCGTCCGCCAGGGCTGTTGCGGATGGCGTCACATTTGATCCGGCGGCAGTTGCTGTTGGCGAGTGTATCGGGGTCGGTGGCGCTGCTGATCACGACGCTGTGCGTCTGTCTGGCGGTGGCGTTTTACGATGCTCGGAAGCAAATGCTGGACCTCACACTGCAGAATGAGCAATTGCAGAGTCAGTTGGCTTCCGAACGGAACGCGGCGGTGGCGTACGTACGACGGACCGATGCGTCCGCCGATGCGGTGCTGCGGTACCGCATCGAACGCTGGCAGCAGATCGCTGGGGCGCTGGCCGAAGAGCAGCCGGAGGAGGCGTTGCGCGTGGCGGTACACGCTGCAAGGGTCGCGTTGGAGGCTCGTCTGCCGATTCCCGAATCGCTGTTGGCGATGTTGCGCGATGCGGTCGCCGATTCGAGTAGCGAAGATCCCGGCAATCTGTCTGGCCTGCAAATTGTAGAACTCGCCGAAGCCGAAACATCCGACGGATTCACCGACGCCGAACGGGTTCGGTTCGATATCTCTAAACCTCAGCCCCAGTAG
- a CDS encoding protein kinase domain-containing protein, with amino-acid sequence MRDKLFIIEGPDQGRWFEIPETQALVIGRGSDSDTKIRDPRLSRIHCELVVANGKYLLTDRGSSAGTFVDAVPLVQPRPMQRGDTFRIGDTMLRIEAGSALDASTIRPTDASAMPDRSPRAMHELVGEVIYRYRLDELVCSGTSSAVFRAWDQRRNRQVALKVLKPQMTSSEQQQDRFIRAMRTMLPIQHPNIVRLRKAGRTGPFCWAAMQWIDGISVDRLIQQIGVAGMMDWKDAWRVAVHIGRALQEASLHHVVHRNITPSNILRRNSDQAYLLSDLVFARALEVTDSAQITRPGDIVGQLPYMAPELLLDPGKVDGRSDLYGLGATLYALLTGVPPFYGLTVGDLLDKIRNSVPRVPQELQLGLDERFSDVVMKLLATDPQNRFATPSELLRQLAHVGRYGGIEMD; translated from the coding sequence ATGCGCGACAAGTTGTTCATCATCGAAGGTCCCGATCAAGGTCGCTGGTTCGAGATTCCCGAGACGCAAGCGTTGGTGATCGGCCGCGGTAGCGACAGCGATACCAAGATCCGCGATCCACGATTGAGTCGGATTCACTGTGAGTTGGTGGTTGCAAACGGTAAGTATCTGTTGACCGATCGCGGCAGCTCCGCGGGGACTTTCGTCGACGCGGTGCCGCTGGTCCAACCGCGCCCGATGCAGCGAGGTGACACGTTTCGCATCGGCGATACGATGCTGCGGATCGAGGCCGGATCGGCGTTGGATGCCTCGACGATTCGGCCGACCGACGCGTCCGCAATGCCCGATCGGTCGCCGCGGGCGATGCACGAATTGGTCGGTGAGGTCATCTACCGCTATCGGTTGGACGAACTGGTCTGCTCGGGAACCAGCAGTGCCGTCTTCAGGGCTTGGGATCAACGTCGCAATCGCCAGGTGGCGTTGAAGGTCTTGAAGCCGCAGATGACCTCCAGCGAACAGCAACAGGACCGCTTCATCCGCGCGATGCGAACGATGTTGCCGATCCAACATCCCAATATTGTGCGACTGCGGAAAGCGGGCCGCACCGGTCCCTTCTGTTGGGCAGCGATGCAGTGGATCGACGGAATCAGTGTCGATCGCTTGATCCAACAGATCGGTGTCGCAGGGATGATGGACTGGAAGGACGCTTGGCGCGTGGCGGTTCATATCGGTCGCGCGTTGCAGGAGGCGTCGTTGCACCACGTGGTCCATCGCAATATCACGCCGTCGAACATCTTGCGCCGCAACTCCGACCAGGCCTATCTGTTGTCCGATTTAGTCTTCGCCCGCGCTTTGGAAGTGACCGATTCGGCGCAGATCACCCGCCCAGGCGACATCGTGGGACAACTGCCCTACATGGCGCCCGAACTGCTGTTGGATCCAGGCAAAGTCGACGGGCGGTCGGATCTGTATGGACTTGGCGCGACGCTGTACGCTCTGCTGACGGGAGTCCCGCCGTTTTATGGACTGACCGTTGGCGATCTGTTGGACAAGATACGTAACTCCGTCCCGCGGGTTCCTCAAGAACTTCAACTGGGGCTCGATGAACGCTTCTCCGACGTCGTGATGAAGCTGTTGGCAACCGATCCACAAAACCGATTCGCGACCCCCAGCGAACTGCTTCGCCAGTTGGCCCACGTTGGCAGATACGGCGGCATCGAAATGGATTGA